One genomic segment of Fimbriimonadaceae bacterium includes these proteins:
- a CDS encoding ROK family protein, with protein MGKCVVGIDLGGTNVRARAYWDDGSPAGERVSHPSRAQDGVSATLEAVERAAQAALKGAAGPVEAIGMAIPGHIDDARGLVRWAPNFGHTVDGVFENWTDVQVKEPLEKALGVPVRMDNDANLAALAEYRFGTGRGTARCLVMLTLGTGIGGGVVLAPEAVVGDAREPLLLVGGNKGGAELGHILVQHGGLDCNAGTYGALEAYCQRDAIVARAVHRLKRGRASSVREAVGGDWSKVTPLVLADAAHAGDALALEVWAEVGAYLGGGIGTCINVFAPDVVALGGQVANVGEPLLGPAIASARNVAIPSLFADATIQVAEQIDDAGLLGGAVLAMGVRP; from the coding sequence GTGGGTAAGTGTGTAGTCGGCATCGATCTCGGAGGAACGAACGTGCGGGCGCGAGCCTACTGGGACGACGGTTCGCCGGCGGGCGAGAGGGTCTCCCACCCTTCGCGCGCCCAGGACGGGGTCTCCGCCACCCTCGAGGCCGTGGAGCGGGCGGCCCAAGCGGCGCTCAAGGGTGCTGCCGGACCCGTCGAGGCCATCGGCATGGCGATTCCCGGGCACATCGACGACGCCCGCGGGTTGGTGCGCTGGGCGCCCAACTTCGGCCACACCGTGGACGGCGTGTTTGAGAACTGGACGGACGTCCAGGTGAAGGAGCCCCTCGAGAAGGCCCTCGGCGTGCCGGTCCGCATGGACAACGATGCGAACCTCGCGGCCCTGGCCGAGTACCGTTTCGGCACGGGGAGGGGCACGGCGCGATGCCTCGTGATGCTGACCCTGGGAACGGGCATCGGCGGGGGAGTCGTATTGGCTCCCGAAGCCGTCGTCGGCGACGCCCGCGAGCCGCTCCTCCTCGTGGGGGGGAACAAGGGCGGAGCCGAACTGGGACACATCCTCGTGCAGCACGGGGGCCTGGACTGCAACGCCGGCACGTACGGGGCGCTGGAGGCCTACTGCCAGCGCGACGCCATCGTCGCGCGGGCCGTCCATCGACTCAAGCGCGGCCGGGCCTCCTCCGTGCGCGAGGCGGTTGGTGGGGACTGGTCGAAGGTGACTCCGCTCGTGCTGGCGGACGCCGCCCATGCGGGCGATGCGCTTGCCCTGGAGGTGTGGGCGGAGGTCGGCGCATATCTGGGGGGTGGAATCGGGACGTGCATCAACGTTTTCGCGCCGGACGTCGTGGCGCTCGGGGGCCAGGTTGCGAACGTGGGGGAGCCGCTCTTGGGGCCGGCGATCGCCTCCGCGCGCAACGTGGCGATCCCGTCGTTGTTCGCCGATGCGACGATCCAGGTCGCCGAGCAGATCGACGATGCGGGCCTGCTTGGCGGCGCGGTGCTTGCGATGGGGGTCCGGCCATGA
- a CDS encoding aminotransferase class I/II-fold pyridoxal phosphate-dependent enzyme: protein MTAERSFPNELRDTVDLRSDTVTRPTQEMFEAMRNAPLGDDVLGDDPTVMRLEELAADISGKEEALFVPSGTMGNQIAVAAHCQRGDAILIEEEAHVLYYEVGAPAVIAGVVTFTLPSRLGVMDPEQIERRITQRSLHTPGTTLLCLENTHNRAGGTVVPMEAMTAYREIADRHGMRVHLDGARVFNAAAALNVSMRDIADQVDTLSFCLSKGLRSPVGSVLCGSRPFIEQARLWRKRLGGGMRQAGILAACGIVSLTKMVDRLVEDHARARKLANSLERIPWLRVDHDRVQTNMVLVEVPGSAAEWMARLKEHNVLVLPPAPNRLRLVLHADIDDAKLAIAVEAFEAVAHEMSASV from the coding sequence ATGACCGCCGAACGCAGCTTCCCCAACGAGCTTAGAGACACCGTCGACCTTCGCAGCGACACGGTGACCCGGCCGACGCAGGAGATGTTCGAAGCGATGCGAAACGCACCGCTCGGGGACGACGTGCTGGGGGACGACCCGACCGTCATGCGTCTCGAGGAGCTGGCCGCCGACATCAGCGGGAAGGAGGAGGCGCTCTTCGTCCCGAGCGGCACGATGGGAAACCAGATCGCCGTCGCGGCCCATTGCCAGCGCGGCGATGCGATCCTCATCGAGGAAGAGGCTCACGTGCTCTACTACGAGGTCGGAGCCCCCGCCGTGATCGCTGGAGTCGTGACCTTCACGCTTCCCTCGCGGCTGGGCGTCATGGATCCGGAGCAGATCGAACGCCGCATCACGCAGCGCTCGCTCCATACGCCGGGCACCACCTTGCTGTGTTTGGAGAACACGCACAACCGCGCCGGGGGGACCGTGGTGCCGATGGAGGCGATGACCGCCTACCGCGAAATCGCGGACCGTCACGGGATGCGGGTGCACCTCGACGGCGCGCGGGTGTTCAACGCCGCCGCCGCGCTGAACGTCTCCATGCGGGACATCGCGGACCAGGTGGACACGCTTAGCTTTTGCCTCAGCAAGGGCCTGCGTTCGCCCGTGGGCTCCGTACTGTGCGGATCGCGGCCGTTCATCGAGCAGGCCCGCCTGTGGCGAAAGCGGTTGGGAGGCGGGATGCGCCAGGCGGGCATCCTTGCCGCGTGCGGCATCGTCAGCCTGACCAAGATGGTCGACCGGCTCGTGGAAGACCACGCCCGGGCGCGCAAGCTCGCCAACTCGCTCGAGCGCATCCCCTGGTTGCGCGTCGACCACGACCGCGTGCAGACCAACATGGTCCTCGTGGAGGTGCCGGGGTCGGCCGCGGAGTGGATGGCGCGTTTGAAAGAGCACAACGTGCTGGTGCTGCCCCCCGCTCCAAACCGCCTTCGCCTCGTGCTGCACGCCGACATCGACGACGCCAAGCTTGCGATCGCGGTTGAGGCGTTCGAAGCCGTGGCCCACGAAATGTCCGCCTCGGTTTAG
- a CDS encoding MoxR family ATPase, which translates to MEEKGVQAASIADQAHRIVDEIEHVIVGKRSTVEQAVLTLLCDGHLLIEDIPGVGKTTLAKAIARVIGGEFRRVQFTPDLLPADVTGSSVYNQQTSQFEFRPGPIFGNVVLVDEINRATPKTQSSLLEAMEERQVTTDGVTRPLPEPFFVIATQNTVEMAGTYPLPEAQLDRFFARVSLGYPSKDDETAILDSQQRAHPLDTVGQLMNPQTMIAIQAAVRTVFVHEAIREFIVDIVRATRTSNQLLMGASPRGSLYVMRAAQASAAMDGCDYVRPDDVQRVAPLVLGHRVIARSDSRAHGLESAEIISKIVATVPAPVPAPIA; encoded by the coding sequence TTGGAGGAAAAGGGAGTGCAGGCGGCGTCGATTGCGGATCAGGCGCATCGGATCGTCGATGAGATCGAACATGTGATCGTCGGCAAGCGCTCCACGGTGGAGCAGGCGGTCCTGACCCTGCTGTGCGACGGCCACCTGCTCATCGAGGACATTCCGGGCGTGGGCAAGACCACGCTCGCCAAGGCGATCGCCCGGGTCATCGGCGGGGAGTTTCGACGCGTGCAGTTCACGCCGGACCTCCTTCCGGCCGATGTGACCGGCTCGAGCGTCTACAACCAGCAGACGTCCCAGTTCGAGTTTCGTCCGGGGCCGATCTTCGGCAACGTCGTGCTCGTCGACGAAATCAACCGCGCGACCCCCAAGACTCAGTCGTCGCTGCTCGAGGCGATGGAGGAGCGCCAGGTGACGACCGACGGAGTCACGCGCCCGCTCCCAGAGCCCTTCTTCGTCATCGCCACGCAGAACACCGTCGAGATGGCCGGCACGTACCCCTTGCCTGAAGCGCAGCTCGACCGGTTCTTCGCACGGGTGTCACTCGGCTATCCGTCGAAGGACGACGAGACGGCGATCCTCGATTCGCAGCAGCGCGCCCACCCCCTCGACACGGTCGGCCAACTGATGAACCCCCAGACCATGATCGCCATCCAGGCGGCGGTCCGCACCGTGTTCGTGCACGAGGCCATCCGCGAGTTCATCGTCGACATCGTCCGGGCCACGCGCACGAGCAACCAGCTTCTGATGGGCGCGTCCCCCCGAGGCTCCCTCTACGTGATGCGCGCCGCGCAGGCGAGTGCAGCGATGGACGGCTGCGACTACGTGCGGCCGGACGACGTCCAGCGCGTGGCGCCCCTCGTGCTTGGCCACCGCGTGATCGCCCGCTCGGACTCCCGGGCCCACGGCCTCGAGTCGGCCGAGATCATCTCCAAGATCGTCGCGACGGTCCCCGCGCCCGTCCCCGCTCCCATCGCATGA
- a CDS encoding cation diffusion facilitator family transporter produces MSASREGNLNPREAARRPNPAHERAKRRASIVSLAFNLVFSVAKFAVAMATGSVSVLSEAVHSSTDVLAAGIAAYGVRASSVPPDEDHPYGHGKIEALGGFGESILLFLAVGYIVVEAIHRLRVPAPVENLDLALGLIALSTVGASLVGAYVLRVARRTESLALLGNGQHLLVDAVTSGGVLVGLALTRMTGASWADPAVALVLAVWMLGGAWKLARESTQQLIDQRLPLSELELIESIVVEEQAVLGHHRLRTRRSGDVRFVDMHIVVPREWELVRAHEAADRIERRIEEQLSPAHVVVHVDPYDPEKERRA; encoded by the coding sequence TTGTCCGCAAGTAGAGAAGGGAACCTCAATCCGCGCGAAGCCGCCCGGCGCCCCAACCCCGCCCACGAGCGGGCCAAGCGACGGGCGTCGATCGTCAGCCTCGCGTTCAACCTTGTATTCAGCGTCGCCAAATTCGCGGTGGCGATGGCGACGGGGTCGGTGTCGGTGCTCTCCGAGGCCGTGCACTCGTCGACGGACGTTCTCGCGGCGGGAATCGCCGCCTACGGGGTGCGCGCCTCGTCCGTTCCGCCCGACGAGGACCACCCTTACGGACATGGCAAGATCGAGGCGCTGGGCGGGTTCGGGGAGTCGATCCTGCTCTTTTTGGCGGTGGGTTACATCGTCGTCGAAGCGATCCATCGTCTGCGCGTGCCCGCGCCCGTGGAGAACCTCGACCTCGCGCTCGGGCTGATCGCCCTCTCGACGGTCGGCGCGTCGCTGGTCGGTGCCTACGTGCTCCGCGTTGCGCGCCGCACGGAGTCGCTTGCCCTGCTGGGAAACGGCCAGCACCTGCTTGTGGACGCGGTTACGAGCGGCGGCGTGCTCGTCGGTCTCGCGTTGACGCGGATGACGGGCGCCTCGTGGGCGGACCCGGCCGTCGCGTTGGTCCTGGCGGTCTGGATGCTGGGTGGGGCCTGGAAACTTGCCCGGGAGTCGACGCAGCAGCTCATCGATCAGCGGCTCCCGCTCTCCGAACTCGAGCTGATCGAGTCGATCGTGGTCGAGGAGCAGGCGGTGCTGGGACACCACAGGCTGAGGACGCGCCGGTCCGGCGACGTGCGCTTCGTGGACATGCACATCGTGGTGCCGCGCGAGTGGGAACTGGTGCGTGCCCACGAAGCGGCCGACCGCATCGAGCGGCGCATCGAGGAGCAGCTTTCGCCCGCGCACGTCGTGGTCCACGTCGACCCCTACGATCCCGAGAAAGAGCGCCGCGCCTGA
- a CDS encoding alpha/beta hydrolase, which translates to MQVLLDHIYASPEGIPLHVDLFRPDRDEPAPIVLCIHGGGWISGERTDMRPEAQWLAQNGFAAACPSYRLAPLHPAPAAIEDVRACVDHLRKEAPRLGFRGDRIGAWGVSAGGHLAAMLGVVNGSGFAPVQAVVDVCGLTDLTRPREQHHEISWSFLDQFMAVPYEGNESRFEEASPLHCVQPNPPPFLIFHGVDDDVVAIAQSDAFARKLGEAGAQVEYHRLDGELHAFTEAAQTAARGQILRFFSEKLIP; encoded by the coding sequence GTGCAGGTCCTTCTCGACCACATCTACGCCAGCCCCGAGGGGATTCCTCTGCACGTCGACCTCTTTCGACCGGATCGCGACGAGCCCGCCCCGATCGTGCTCTGCATCCATGGAGGCGGCTGGATCAGCGGCGAGCGGACCGACATGCGCCCGGAGGCCCAGTGGCTCGCCCAAAACGGATTCGCCGCGGCGTGCCCCTCGTACAGATTGGCGCCGCTGCACCCCGCGCCCGCCGCGATCGAAGACGTCCGCGCATGTGTGGATCACCTTCGGAAGGAGGCTCCCCGGCTGGGCTTTCGGGGCGATCGGATCGGAGCGTGGGGGGTCAGCGCGGGGGGTCACCTCGCCGCCATGCTGGGGGTCGTGAACGGAAGCGGGTTTGCACCCGTCCAAGCAGTGGTCGATGTGTGCGGCCTGACCGACCTGACCCGTCCGCGCGAGCAGCACCACGAGATCAGTTGGAGTTTTCTCGATCAGTTCATGGCGGTTCCCTACGAAGGCAACGAGTCGCGCTTTGAGGAGGCGAGCCCCCTGCACTGCGTCCAGCCGAACCCGCCTCCCTTCCTGATCTTCCACGGCGTCGACGACGACGTCGTCGCCATCGCACAGAGCGACGCGTTCGCCCGGAAACTCGGCGAGGCGGGGGCCCAAGTGGAATACCATCGACTGGACGGCGAGTTACACGCCTTCACGGAAGCCGCCCAGACGGCGGCGCGCGGCCAGATCCTACGATTCTTCAGCGAGAAACTCATCCCATGA
- a CDS encoding CapA family protein, with product MLATLSVLAAGTWTLLLGGDIMLNGVPAGSEPLKGIAATVQAADVAIANLEIPLTGASTSTRRKTVAELKARTQFILKANPAHAAHLADTGWDAVSLGNNHAMDYGNAGLAEMLRTLGAAGIAWAGAGPTRLDAKRPAVLEFPTHPRIAFVSMLAYRTRGALWKCTPATASGAGVFDLDLAGADDEAIRERTRRIVALARHAGEFVIVALHGGVERTSVPTAYQVKIARMFVDAGASVVVGHHPHVLQGAELYRGRPILYSVGNLVSPLPASTALFRLTFDGARLVQFEAVPCRIAGGKTKPVDPGRAAQPAEAFDILCQNVSKSFPAPEAKALGSAWRAK from the coding sequence ATGCTGGCCACCCTCAGCGTCCTGGCCGCCGGTACATGGACCCTGCTCTTGGGGGGAGACATCATGCTGAACGGCGTTCCTGCCGGATCCGAGCCTCTCAAGGGGATTGCGGCCACCGTGCAGGCGGCGGACGTGGCGATCGCCAACCTGGAGATCCCGCTGACCGGCGCGTCCACGTCGACGAGGCGCAAGACCGTCGCCGAACTGAAGGCGCGCACCCAGTTCATTCTCAAGGCGAATCCGGCGCATGCAGCTCATTTGGCGGATACGGGTTGGGACGCGGTCAGCCTGGGCAACAACCACGCGATGGACTACGGAAACGCGGGTTTGGCCGAGATGCTGCGCACGCTGGGCGCGGCCGGCATCGCTTGGGCGGGCGCGGGCCCGACGCGCCTGGACGCGAAGCGGCCGGCGGTCTTGGAATTCCCCACCCACCCCCGAATCGCGTTCGTGTCGATGCTGGCCTACCGCACCCGGGGCGCCCTTTGGAAGTGCACTCCGGCCACGGCCTCCGGGGCCGGCGTCTTCGATCTCGACCTCGCCGGCGCCGACGACGAAGCGATCCGCGAGCGGACGCGGCGCATCGTTGCCCTCGCCCGGCACGCCGGCGAGTTTGTGATCGTCGCGCTGCACGGGGGAGTGGAGCGCACGTCCGTACCGACCGCCTACCAGGTCAAGATCGCGAGGATGTTCGTGGACGCGGGCGCGAGCGTCGTGGTCGGACATCACCCCCACGTGCTCCAGGGTGCGGAGTTGTACCGCGGGCGTCCGATCCTCTACTCGGTCGGCAACCTCGTCTCGCCCCTGCCCGCCTCGACCGCGCTGTTCCGGCTCACGTTCGACGGGGCACGCCTGGTTCAGTTCGAGGCAGTGCCGTGCCGTATCGCCGGTGGCAAGACGAAGCCGGTGGATCCAGGGCGTGCCGCCCAGCCTGCGGAAGCGTTCGACATCCTGTGTCAGAACGTAAGCAAATCGTTCCCCGCCCCCGAGGCGAAGGCCCTAGGCTCCGCCTGGCGCGCAAAGTAG
- a CDS encoding 2-oxo acid dehydrogenase subunit E2, with the protein MTEVIMPKMGDGMEEGTLLEWLKKEGDKVKSGDVIGTIQTDKATLELEAPGSGTLAGLLIGAGDTVPVGQPIGALLKDGEKLPEGWGGSKGEAREPEPAKVGAKPEPEPEARTEAPAANGSSEGRVKSSPLARRIAKDLGVVLERVSGTGPGGRIVEKDVRAAAEQGESAIVHPAAEDTSVKLGRLRRITAERTAHSKQHVPHFYVTLEVDVEKILQLKEQFEEEGAGKVSINDFVARACVLALQEMPVVNATFQGDSVLQYGAVHLGIAAAIDEGLTVPVVRNAHTMGLRELSAAIRALVTKAKENRLAPEEVSGSTFSISNMGMLNVDNFTAIINEPNAAILAVSTTRRKVVVVEDAEDELEIRHRMNLSASFDHRVVDGAVGAKFINVVGELLENPTRLLS; encoded by the coding sequence ATGACGGAAGTGATCATGCCCAAGATGGGCGACGGAATGGAGGAAGGCACCCTTCTGGAGTGGCTGAAGAAGGAGGGCGACAAGGTCAAGAGCGGGGACGTGATCGGAACGATCCAAACCGACAAGGCCACCCTCGAACTCGAGGCCCCGGGAAGCGGCACGCTTGCCGGCTTGCTCATCGGCGCCGGGGACACCGTGCCGGTCGGACAACCCATCGGCGCCCTCTTGAAGGACGGCGAGAAACTTCCGGAGGGATGGGGCGGCTCGAAGGGCGAGGCGCGAGAACCCGAACCGGCCAAGGTCGGCGCTAAGCCGGAGCCCGAGCCCGAAGCTCGAACAGAGGCCCCCGCCGCCAACGGATCGAGCGAAGGCCGCGTCAAGTCGAGTCCGCTCGCCCGCAGGATCGCGAAGGATCTCGGCGTCGTGCTGGAGCGCGTTTCAGGGACCGGCCCCGGGGGGCGCATCGTCGAGAAGGACGTCCGCGCCGCGGCCGAGCAGGGGGAGAGCGCGATCGTGCACCCCGCCGCCGAAGACACGTCCGTGAAGCTGGGCCGTCTGCGCCGCATCACCGCGGAGCGGACCGCGCACTCCAAACAGCATGTGCCGCACTTCTACGTGACCCTCGAGGTGGACGTCGAGAAGATCCTCCAGCTCAAGGAGCAGTTCGAAGAGGAGGGCGCGGGCAAGGTCTCGATCAACGACTTCGTGGCGCGGGCCTGCGTGCTGGCGCTTCAGGAGATGCCCGTCGTGAACGCGACGTTTCAGGGCGATTCGGTCCTGCAGTACGGCGCGGTGCACCTGGGCATCGCGGCGGCGATCGATGAGGGGTTGACGGTCCCGGTGGTGCGCAACGCGCACACGATGGGATTGCGGGAGCTCTCCGCGGCGATCCGCGCGCTCGTCACGAAGGCAAAGGAGAACCGTCTCGCACCCGAAGAGGTGTCCGGCAGCACGTTCAGCATCTCGAACATGGGCATGTTGAACGTGGACAACTTCACGGCGATCATCAACGAGCCGAACGCCGCGATCCTCGCGGTGAGCACGACGAGGCGCAAGGTCGTCGTGGTGGAAGACGCCGAAGACGAGCTGGAGATCCGCCACCGCATGAACCTCTCCGCCTCGTTCGACCACCGCGTGGTGGACGGCGCGGTCGGCGCGAAGTTCATCAACGTGGTCGGGGAACTCCTCGAGAACCCCACGCGCCTGCTTTCATAG
- a CDS encoding MBL fold metallo-hydrolase, which produces MPNTYTAFGAARTVTGSRHLLETNGKRILVDCGLFQGLKEIRERNWQPFPVPPSSIDAIVLTHAHTDHIGYLPRIIANGYAGPVYATSATIDLVKLSLPDSGRLQEEFARHANKHGVSRHHPALPLYTEADAFEALKRLEPIEYDTMSKLPGGVTFRYLRAGHILGAAFAELYFSNGERILMSGDLGRYHVPILKDPTPVDFAEYLVVESTYGNRLHASEDVEAILESVIRGAAERGGIVLVPSFSIGRTQDLLYRINQLQEEGRIPRIPFYVDSPMATSATAIYAKHTDEHDLDMRGYLERGDDPLQPDLLSFVRDREQSKELNSRRGPMVILAGSGMCTGGRIVHHLLRRLNEPDTTVLFTGYQAAGTLGRDILEGADRVRVLGHDVEVRARIEKLNSLSAHADQAEILRWLHGFKTPPKRTFIVHGEPPAQDALREKIVAELGWNVAIPEQGERFELV; this is translated from the coding sequence ATGCCGAACACCTACACGGCCTTTGGCGCGGCGCGCACCGTCACGGGCTCCCGCCACCTCTTGGAAACGAACGGAAAGCGCATCCTTGTGGACTGCGGGCTCTTTCAGGGCCTCAAAGAGATCCGTGAGCGGAACTGGCAGCCGTTTCCCGTTCCTCCGAGCTCGATCGACGCCATCGTCCTCACGCACGCGCACACGGACCACATCGGCTATCTTCCGAGGATCATTGCGAACGGCTACGCCGGTCCCGTGTACGCGACCTCGGCCACGATCGACCTCGTCAAATTGAGCCTTCCGGACTCGGGCCGCCTTCAGGAGGAGTTCGCCCGCCACGCGAACAAGCACGGCGTCTCGAGGCACCATCCCGCCCTCCCGCTGTACACCGAGGCCGATGCCTTCGAGGCGTTGAAGCGGCTTGAGCCGATCGAGTACGACACGATGTCCAAACTGCCCGGGGGAGTGACCTTCCGCTACCTGCGGGCGGGCCACATCCTCGGAGCGGCGTTCGCCGAGCTGTACTTCTCCAACGGCGAGCGGATTCTCATGTCCGGCGACCTTGGGCGTTACCACGTGCCCATCCTCAAGGACCCGACCCCGGTGGACTTCGCCGAGTATCTCGTGGTGGAGAGCACCTACGGGAACCGGCTTCATGCCAGCGAGGACGTCGAGGCGATTCTTGAGTCCGTGATCCGGGGAGCGGCGGAGCGCGGGGGCATCGTGCTGGTGCCGAGCTTCTCGATCGGGCGCACCCAGGACCTCCTCTACCGCATCAACCAGCTTCAGGAAGAGGGGCGCATCCCGCGAATCCCCTTCTATGTGGACAGCCCGATGGCGACGAGTGCGACCGCGATCTACGCAAAGCACACGGACGAGCACGACCTCGACATGCGCGGCTATCTCGAGCGTGGCGACGACCCGCTCCAGCCCGACCTCCTCTCGTTCGTCCGCGACCGGGAACAGTCCAAGGAGCTGAACTCGCGCAGGGGGCCGATGGTGATTCTCGCCGGAAGTGGGATGTGTACGGGCGGACGTATCGTGCATCACCTGCTCCGCCGCCTGAACGAACCCGACACGACCGTCCTGTTCACCGGCTACCAGGCCGCAGGCACCTTGGGTCGAGATATCTTGGAGGGCGCCGATCGCGTGCGCGTTCTGGGCCACGACGTCGAGGTCCGCGCGCGGATCGAGAAGCTGAACAGCCTGTCGGCCCATGCGGACCAGGCGGAGATTCTTCGCTGGCTACACGGGTTCAAGACACCCCCCAAGCGCACGTTCATCGTGCATGGCGAACCCCCTGCGCAAGACGCTCTCCGGGAGAAGATCGTCGCCGAACTCGGGTGGAACGTCGCCATTCCGGAGCAGGGCGAGCGGTTCGAGCTGGTCTAG
- a CDS encoding aspartate aminotransferase family protein produces the protein MDGDALFAEVVEKYAEYVNPSLARLLSFAGFGVETRAEGCYLYDQDDRAILDCLGGYGVFSLGHRHPRVVEAVKAQLDRMPLSGKAFFSKPQADLAEKLAAITPGDLQFTFFCNSGAEAVEGALKFAKGATGRPKIVSTFGGFHGKTLGALSTTGKKKYREPFEPLLPGVEFVPYGDGPAMANAVDGQTAAVIVEPLQGEGGIVVPPDGYLKEVRDACTAQGALMIADEVQTGLGRTGRMFGCDWDGVAPDLMTLAKALGGGVMPIGAVIGTAAVWEAIYGDKPLSHTSTFGGNPMACAAALAGIEVLETEGLLANAEAMGSLLRAELANVRAAHPDLLCDVRGRGLMIGVEFTQDEVGELVVAQMLKRGLCAAYTLNNPRVMRFEPPLIIDEAQVRFAASTFGEALAETAEMLAAFA, from the coding sequence ATGGACGGAGATGCCCTGTTTGCCGAGGTCGTCGAGAAGTACGCCGAATACGTCAACCCATCGCTCGCCCGCCTGCTTTCCTTTGCGGGATTCGGAGTCGAAACGCGCGCCGAAGGGTGCTACCTGTACGACCAGGACGACCGCGCCATCCTGGACTGCCTGGGCGGATACGGGGTGTTCTCGTTGGGCCACCGCCATCCCCGCGTGGTGGAAGCGGTCAAGGCCCAACTCGACCGCATGCCCCTGAGTGGAAAGGCCTTCTTCAGCAAGCCGCAGGCCGATCTCGCCGAGAAGCTCGCCGCCATCACGCCGGGCGACCTGCAGTTCACGTTCTTCTGCAACTCCGGTGCGGAGGCGGTCGAGGGCGCCCTCAAATTCGCCAAAGGGGCCACCGGCAGGCCGAAGATCGTCAGCACGTTCGGCGGGTTCCACGGCAAGACGCTCGGCGCGCTCTCGACCACCGGCAAGAAGAAGTACCGCGAGCCGTTCGAACCGTTGCTCCCCGGGGTCGAGTTCGTCCCCTACGGCGACGGCCCGGCGATGGCAAACGCGGTCGATGGCCAAACCGCCGCGGTGATCGTCGAGCCTCTTCAGGGCGAGGGCGGCATCGTGGTCCCTCCGGACGGCTACCTCAAGGAGGTGCGCGACGCGTGCACCGCGCAGGGCGCCCTGATGATCGCGGACGAGGTGCAGACGGGGCTCGGGCGCACCGGCCGCATGTTCGGATGCGACTGGGACGGCGTCGCGCCCGACCTGATGACGCTGGCCAAGGCGCTCGGGGGCGGGGTCATGCCCATCGGCGCCGTGATCGGAACGGCCGCAGTCTGGGAGGCGATCTACGGAGACAAACCCCTGTCCCACACCAGCACGTTCGGCGGCAACCCGATGGCGTGTGCGGCCGCGCTCGCCGGGATCGAGGTTCTTGAAACCGAAGGGCTCCTGGCCAACGCCGAGGCCATGGGCTCGCTCCTCCGCGCGGAGCTGGCCAACGTGCGGGCCGCGCATCCCGACCTCCTCTGCGACGTCCGTGGACGCGGGTTGATGATCGGAGTGGAGTTCACACAAGACGAGGTGGGCGAGCTCGTGGTCGCCCAGATGCTCAAGCGGGGGCTCTGCGCGGCGTACACGCTGAACAATCCGCGCGTGATGCGGTTCGAGCCGCCGTTGATCATCGACGAGGCGCAGGTGCGGTTTGCGGCATCGACCTTCGGGGAGGCCCTCGCCGAAACCGCGGAGATGCTCGCGGCATTCGCCTGA